One window of the Candidatus Microbacterium colombiense genome contains the following:
- a CDS encoding tripartite tricarboxylate transporter TctB family protein: protein MMSTPDTSTPDTSSADTAVADGDYQGAPASRPLEIVFGIVALAFSAGYLFLTTQISLRREAAPGQIDARFWPMVIAVTAVVIAVALLAIALTRPAPTREDLERIQPGGYLRVIATLAITGAFIAVWSLSTVILFGYRIEVFPIAAAVLMAALMLLYGHRRWLSLIIYSASVTAFVYVVFGMLLRIPL, encoded by the coding sequence ATGATGTCCACCCCCGACACCTCGACCCCCGACACCTCGTCCGCCGACACCGCCGTCGCGGACGGCGACTACCAGGGCGCACCGGCCTCGCGCCCGCTGGAGATCGTCTTCGGCATCGTCGCCTTGGCGTTCTCCGCCGGCTACCTGTTCCTCACCACGCAGATCTCCCTGCGCCGTGAGGCCGCCCCCGGGCAGATCGACGCGCGCTTCTGGCCGATGGTGATCGCCGTCACCGCCGTCGTCATCGCCGTCGCGCTGCTCGCCATCGCGCTCACCCGGCCGGCCCCGACCCGCGAAGATCTCGAGCGCATCCAGCCGGGCGGCTACCTCCGCGTCATCGCCACGCTCGCCATCACCGGCGCCTTCATCGCCGTGTGGTCGCTCAGCACCGTCATCCTCTTCGGCTACCGCATCGAGGTCTTCCCGATCGCCGCCGCCGTGCTGATGGCCGCCCTCATGCTCCTCTACGGTCACCGCCGCTGGCTGAGCCTGATCATCTACTCCGCCTCCGTCACGGCGTTCGTCTACGTCGTGTTCGGGATGCTCCTGAGGATTCCCCTGTGA
- a CDS encoding MerR family transcriptional regulator, with protein MPELDADTPVFAIAAAAELAGMHPQTLRQYDRIGLVVPGRTSGGSRRYSRRNIEQLREVAQLSSQGVSLPAIARLLDLEDENRMLRRRVAELESAVRAERENRPGVRVFAAGSAGVVPMPGGRRLRRSTEIVLWNPRDGR; from the coding sequence ATGCCTGAGTTGGATGCCGACACCCCGGTGTTCGCGATCGCTGCGGCGGCCGAGCTCGCCGGCATGCACCCGCAGACCCTGCGCCAGTACGACCGCATCGGCCTGGTCGTGCCCGGTCGCACGTCGGGAGGATCGCGCCGGTACTCCCGCCGCAACATCGAACAACTGCGCGAGGTCGCCCAGCTCTCGTCGCAGGGCGTGAGCCTGCCCGCGATCGCGCGCCTGCTCGACCTCGAAGACGAGAACCGGATGCTGCGTCGCCGCGTTGCCGAGCTCGAATCGGCCGTGCGGGCCGAGCGCGAGAACCGTCCGGGCGTGCGCGTCTTCGCCGCCGGATCTGCGGGGGTCGTGCCGATGCCCGGTGGCCGTCGTCTTCGCCGGTCGACGGAGATCGTGCTGTGGAACCCGCGGGACGGCCGCTGA
- a CDS encoding GntR family transcriptional regulator, translating to MPQTVTRGESLGAQVARVLRQRIVRGELAPGARITEEALAEEFAVSRGPIRDALTQLSFEKLVEVQRPRGVYIVGLTQDDVDQLYSLRGALEQLALSRAMRVDDAARWAPMAAAVGRMGAAADAGDHTAFVAADLEFHSQIYALADHPRLEGAWAQYLPTFTALLEVTINHDEDLHESSGDHVKLMGVMRSGTPEQAAEVLTAHLDGARERMLSEISDRP from the coding sequence ATGCCGCAGACGGTCACGCGAGGAGAATCGCTCGGAGCCCAGGTGGCCCGCGTGCTCAGACAGCGCATCGTGCGCGGTGAACTCGCGCCCGGCGCCCGCATCACCGAAGAGGCGCTCGCCGAGGAGTTCGCGGTGAGCCGCGGCCCGATCCGCGACGCCCTCACGCAGCTCAGCTTCGAGAAGCTCGTCGAGGTGCAGCGGCCGCGCGGCGTCTACATCGTCGGCCTCACACAGGACGACGTCGATCAGCTCTACAGCTTGCGCGGTGCGCTCGAGCAGCTCGCCCTCTCGCGGGCGATGCGCGTCGACGATGCCGCCCGCTGGGCGCCCATGGCTGCGGCCGTCGGGCGGATGGGGGCCGCGGCGGATGCCGGAGATCACACGGCCTTCGTCGCCGCCGACCTGGAGTTCCACTCGCAGATCTACGCTCTGGCCGATCATCCGCGTCTCGAGGGTGCGTGGGCGCAGTACCTCCCGACCTTCACCGCGCTGCTCGAGGTGACCATCAACCACGACGAGGACCTGCACGAGTCCTCCGGTGATCACGTGAAGCTCATGGGCGTGATGCGCAGCGGCACGCCCGAGCAGGCGGCCGAGGTGCTCACCGCCCACCTCGACGGTGCGCGCGAGCGGATGCTGAGTGAGATCTCAGACCGCCCCTGA
- a CDS encoding tripartite tricarboxylate transporter substrate binding protein yields MPRKRITRAAAAIAALAATALIVSACTKVEEGEDAGSAFPENDIRLIIQANPGGGSDLSSRALATELEKILGVSIIPENMPGAAGALAMEYVGAQDPDGYVIGFAPVEIAMLNTTQGANVLPEDFDLLGQIMLAPGVITVGANSGIESLEDLVAQAKSGAVTVANSGAGSIWEAATIGLGNATDATFTPVPYDGGATAVAAAASGETVAAVSGLGEALAQGEAVRILGVMNDERHPDAEDVPTVDEAIGEDVVFGGWGGIYAPKGLPDDVKSELEAAVKEAVESDTYQTFQKDAGNLVVYRDSAEWTGFVDEQFTLFKDLLG; encoded by the coding sequence ATGCCCCGCAAGCGCATCACCCGGGCGGCCGCCGCGATCGCCGCCCTCGCAGCCACCGCTCTCATCGTCTCGGCCTGCACCAAGGTCGAAGAGGGCGAAGACGCAGGCTCGGCATTCCCCGAGAACGACATCCGCCTGATCATCCAGGCCAACCCCGGTGGTGGCTCCGACCTCTCGTCGCGTGCCCTCGCGACCGAGCTCGAGAAGATCCTCGGCGTCAGCATCATCCCCGAGAACATGCCCGGCGCCGCCGGCGCTCTCGCGATGGAGTACGTCGGCGCGCAGGACCCCGACGGCTACGTGATCGGCTTCGCACCGGTCGAGATCGCGATGCTGAACACCACGCAGGGCGCGAACGTGCTGCCGGAGGACTTCGACCTGCTCGGCCAGATCATGCTCGCCCCCGGCGTCATCACCGTCGGCGCGAACAGCGGCATCGAGTCGCTCGAAGACCTCGTCGCGCAGGCGAAGTCCGGTGCCGTCACGGTCGCCAACTCCGGCGCCGGCTCGATCTGGGAAGCCGCGACCATCGGTCTCGGCAACGCGACCGATGCGACCTTCACCCCGGTTCCCTACGACGGTGGAGCGACCGCGGTCGCCGCCGCGGCATCCGGCGAGACCGTCGCCGCGGTCTCCGGACTCGGCGAGGCTCTCGCGCAGGGCGAGGCCGTGCGCATCCTCGGCGTCATGAACGACGAGCGCCACCCCGACGCGGAAGACGTGCCCACGGTCGACGAGGCCATCGGCGAAGACGTCGTGTTCGGCGGCTGGGGCGGCATCTACGCCCCGAAGGGTCTGCCGGACGACGTGAAGAGCGAGCTCGAAGCGGCCGTCAAGGAAGCCGTCGAGTCCGACACGTACCAGACCTTCCAGAAGGATGCCGGAAACCTGGTCGTCTACCGCGACTCCGCCGAGTGGACCGGATTCGTCGACGAGCAGTTCACGCTGTTCAAGGATCTCCTGGGCTGA
- a CDS encoding DnaJ C-terminal domain-containing protein yields MASQDWFDKDFYKTLGVSKDVSGADLKKAYRKLARKYHPDSNQGDAKAEATFKEISEAYSVLSDTEQRKEYDEIRAMGSGARFTAGGSGAGGFEDVFSRYGQSRGAQTADFEDIFAMFNQGQGGGFGSGRFGQTTGGFRGAGGPQRGADVTARTTIDFVTAVQGETISLQGEDGRPFKVKIPAGVADGQKIRLRGRGRPSPDGGESGDIVVQIAVRPHPVFTRDGLNLRVTVPVTFTEATLGATIEVPTLGGDPVKLRVAPGTPSGRVLRVKGRGVTTAKGTGDLLAELQVAVPSHLDDAAREALEKFQALEPAENPRADLMAKARR; encoded by the coding sequence ATGGCTAGCCAGGATTGGTTCGACAAGGACTTCTACAAGACCCTCGGGGTCTCGAAGGACGTCAGCGGGGCCGACCTCAAGAAGGCCTACCGCAAGCTCGCGCGCAAGTACCACCCCGACTCCAATCAGGGTGATGCCAAGGCTGAGGCGACCTTCAAGGAGATCAGCGAGGCGTACTCGGTGCTCTCCGACACCGAGCAGCGCAAGGAGTACGACGAGATCCGCGCCATGGGCTCGGGCGCTCGCTTCACGGCGGGCGGCTCGGGCGCCGGCGGGTTCGAAGACGTCTTCAGCCGCTACGGCCAGAGTCGTGGCGCTCAGACCGCGGACTTCGAGGACATCTTCGCGATGTTCAACCAGGGTCAGGGCGGGGGCTTCGGCTCCGGTCGGTTCGGCCAGACCACGGGAGGATTCCGCGGCGCCGGCGGCCCGCAGCGCGGTGCTGACGTCACGGCACGCACCACGATCGACTTCGTCACCGCCGTGCAGGGCGAGACCATCTCGCTGCAGGGTGAGGACGGGCGTCCCTTCAAGGTGAAGATCCCTGCCGGTGTCGCCGATGGGCAGAAGATCCGTCTGCGCGGCCGCGGTCGTCCCTCGCCAGACGGCGGGGAGAGCGGCGACATCGTCGTGCAGATCGCGGTGCGGCCGCATCCGGTGTTCACCCGCGACGGACTGAACCTGCGCGTGACCGTTCCGGTGACCTTCACCGAGGCCACGCTCGGGGCGACGATCGAGGTGCCGACGCTCGGCGGCGATCCCGTGAAGCTGCGGGTCGCGCCGGGCACCCCCTCCGGTCGGGTGCTGCGGGTCAAGGGGCGTGGGGTCACGACCGCCAAGGGCACGGGCGATCTGCTCGCCGAGCTCCAGGTCGCGGTGCCGTCGCACCTCGACGACGCGGCGCGCGAGGCACTGGAGAAGTTCCAGGCGCTCGAACCGGCCGAGAATCCTCGTGCCGACCTGATGGCGAAGGCCCGTCGATGA
- a CDS encoding extracellular solute-binding protein — protein sequence MKLKRSLAGVATVITALGVTACAGGAAPVASGNASGDTITFRSWSPIEQTTRQMIDAFQAENEGSKIDATIFNYPEYLVDLQSRASSNTMPDVLGLQPGALTQQYRENLMPLQDCAAETWGDDWQSKFYPIGIEQARMGNPEGDDNFYSLPILTQTVNLWANSEIFDDAGLSVPKTWDELVQTTKDLSGGDAAPFLLPAKDSWLRNVVFLQIANNVSPGTVYEAEAGSKDWTDPAIVKAFDYWSKLFSDGIAQDGAIGLDAYPSAVNQFEAGNAAMIPLGAWWIQQSDPTKTDIPPLSEGMSGYEPFLFPTIPGGAAESQFVGGIDVSLGISKNTANPDLACKVLTDFIAGSAAQKLVNTMNDVPAVTGLAPEKFTSEKQEQIWNLFVDEWLPQVKWSRYFESPKLDQAVADALAAIATGDATPQEAAESVQAVQDTL from the coding sequence ATGAAGCTCAAGAGGAGCCTGGCAGGGGTGGCCACGGTCATCACTGCCCTCGGGGTCACCGCCTGTGCAGGTGGCGCCGCACCGGTCGCGTCGGGGAACGCATCCGGAGACACGATCACGTTCCGATCCTGGAGCCCGATCGAGCAGACGACGCGCCAGATGATCGACGCCTTCCAGGCCGAGAACGAGGGCTCGAAGATCGATGCCACGATCTTCAACTACCCGGAGTACCTCGTCGACCTGCAGAGCCGCGCCAGCTCGAACACCATGCCCGACGTGCTGGGTCTGCAGCCCGGAGCGCTCACGCAGCAGTACCGCGAGAACCTGATGCCGCTGCAGGACTGCGCCGCCGAGACCTGGGGCGACGACTGGCAGAGCAAGTTCTACCCGATCGGCATCGAGCAGGCCCGCATGGGCAACCCCGAGGGCGACGACAACTTCTACTCGCTGCCGATCCTCACCCAGACCGTCAACCTCTGGGCCAACTCGGAGATCTTCGACGACGCCGGCCTGAGCGTGCCGAAGACGTGGGACGAGCTCGTGCAGACCACGAAGGATCTCAGCGGCGGAGATGCCGCGCCGTTCCTGCTGCCGGCGAAGGACTCCTGGCTGCGCAACGTGGTCTTCCTGCAGATCGCCAACAACGTCTCGCCCGGCACCGTCTACGAAGCCGAGGCCGGTAGCAAGGACTGGACCGACCCCGCGATCGTGAAGGCCTTCGACTACTGGAGCAAGCTCTTCTCCGACGGCATCGCGCAGGACGGGGCGATCGGACTCGACGCCTACCCCTCGGCCGTGAACCAGTTCGAGGCCGGCAATGCGGCGATGATCCCGCTCGGTGCCTGGTGGATCCAGCAGTCCGACCCGACCAAGACCGACATCCCCCCGCTGTCCGAGGGCATGTCAGGCTACGAGCCCTTCCTGTTCCCGACCATCCCCGGAGGGGCTGCCGAGTCGCAGTTCGTCGGCGGCATCGACGTGAGCCTCGGCATCTCCAAGAACACCGCCAACCCCGACCTGGCATGCAAGGTGCTCACCGACTTCATCGCCGGTTCCGCGGCGCAGAAGCTCGTCAACACGATGAACGACGTGCCCGCCGTCACCGGACTCGCCCCCGAGAAGTTCACCAGCGAGAAGCAGGAGCAGATCTGGAACCTGTTCGTCGACGAGTGGCTGCCGCAGGTGAAGTGGTCGCGGTACTTCGAATCTCCCAAGCTCGATCAGGCGGTGGCCGACGCGCTCGCCGCGATCGCGACAGGGGATGCCACTCCGCAGGAAGCCGCGGAATCGGTGCAGGCTGTCCAGGACACCCTGTAA
- a CDS encoding DoxX family protein: protein MTNTTAPTPATSLGLLVLRVVVGAVFAAHGAQKIFEFTIPGTVGSFADMGVPMAEIAAPVVAFIELIGGILLILGFLTRPVSILLAIDMAVALVLVHLPAGLWVGDGGYEFVAVLGVVALALAFTGAGRFSVDGAFLRGRAPAWLS, encoded by the coding sequence ATGACGAACACCACAGCCCCCACTCCCGCCACGTCGCTCGGACTCCTCGTCCTGCGCGTCGTCGTCGGTGCCGTCTTCGCCGCACACGGTGCACAGAAGATCTTCGAGTTCACGATCCCCGGCACCGTCGGCAGCTTCGCCGACATGGGCGTGCCGATGGCCGAGATCGCCGCGCCCGTCGTCGCCTTCATCGAGCTGATCGGCGGCATCCTCCTGATCCTCGGATTCCTCACCCGGCCGGTGAGCATCCTGTTGGCGATCGACATGGCCGTCGCCCTCGTGCTCGTGCATCTCCCCGCCGGGCTCTGGGTCGGTGACGGCGGATACGAGTTCGTCGCCGTGCTCGGCGTCGTCGCCCTCGCGCTCGCCTTCACGGGTGCCGGACGCTTCTCGGTCGACGGAGCGTTCCTGCGTGGACGAGCACCGGCCTGGCTCAGCTGA
- a CDS encoding tripartite tricarboxylate transporter permease — MNALMEGLNSLLDISILLYMLVGLLLGFMVGAFPGITATMAVALAAGFTMTLEPVQGLAVLLTIYVAANFGDRVPSILINTPGTPASIATTLDGYPMAKQGRAGLALTISAIVSAVGILASLVLFAVAAVPIASFARDYFRSPELFALVVFGISIMIGISSKSMLKGILAGLFGLMLGTVGTYAATADQRFTFGVLELVEGVNFIAVIIGLFGIAELFDQLLTYRTSNVRPISSLGRWWPNRSELKQSGRATAVGGAVGLGVGLIPAAGGDIAGLIGWERARKASKHPEMFGKGSIEGVAASDTASSATLGGSLTTTMALGIPGDSVMAVMIGSMIIWGITPGPTLFTNRPDLVVSIVGIMLIATILSLGLSLVRMKGMVKLLDVPQPYLWSGILIFCIIGTYATSNSLSTVVTMLVFGVVGVLLKRMQVPAGPVVLGLLLGPLAEENLARTLAILPTRPFFEVVSPIAIVLLALAVLSIVMPAIRAARKPRAQRASLEDSILHDESIVQIEKAHDELAAQPDLLTSTVRNVDTSARATRKARKNSKENEK, encoded by the coding sequence GTGAACGCGCTCATGGAGGGGCTGAACTCGCTCCTCGACATCTCGATCCTGCTCTACATGCTCGTCGGCCTCCTGCTCGGCTTCATGGTCGGCGCCTTCCCCGGCATCACCGCGACCATGGCGGTCGCCCTGGCCGCCGGATTCACGATGACTCTCGAGCCCGTCCAGGGCCTCGCGGTGCTGCTGACCATCTACGTCGCCGCGAATTTCGGGGACCGGGTGCCGTCGATCCTCATCAACACTCCGGGCACACCGGCGTCCATCGCCACGACGCTCGACGGCTATCCCATGGCCAAACAGGGCCGCGCCGGTCTGGCGCTCACGATCTCCGCGATCGTCTCGGCGGTCGGCATCCTCGCCTCGCTCGTGCTGTTCGCCGTCGCCGCCGTGCCGATCGCGAGCTTCGCCCGCGACTACTTCCGCTCGCCCGAGCTGTTCGCGCTCGTCGTGTTCGGCATCTCGATCATGATCGGCATCTCGTCGAAGTCGATGCTCAAGGGCATCCTGGCCGGACTCTTCGGCCTCATGCTCGGCACGGTCGGCACCTATGCCGCGACCGCGGACCAGCGCTTCACCTTCGGGGTGCTCGAGCTCGTCGAGGGTGTCAACTTCATCGCCGTGATCATCGGGCTCTTCGGCATCGCCGAGCTGTTCGACCAGCTGCTCACGTACCGCACCTCGAACGTGCGCCCCATCTCGAGCCTCGGCCGCTGGTGGCCGAACAGATCTGAACTGAAGCAGAGCGGCCGGGCCACCGCGGTCGGCGGCGCCGTCGGACTCGGCGTCGGACTCATCCCCGCGGCGGGCGGCGACATCGCCGGTCTCATCGGTTGGGAGCGGGCGCGCAAGGCGTCGAAGCACCCCGAGATGTTCGGCAAGGGCTCGATCGAGGGCGTCGCCGCCTCCGACACCGCCTCCAGCGCGACCCTCGGCGGATCGCTCACCACGACCATGGCGCTCGGCATCCCCGGGGACTCGGTGATGGCGGTCATGATCGGCTCGATGATCATCTGGGGCATCACGCCAGGCCCCACCCTGTTCACCAACCGCCCCGACCTGGTCGTCTCGATCGTGGGCATCATGCTCATCGCCACGATCCTGTCGCTGGGCCTGAGCCTGGTGCGCATGAAGGGCATGGTGAAGCTGCTCGATGTGCCGCAGCCGTACCTGTGGAGCGGCATCCTGATCTTCTGCATCATCGGCACCTACGCCACCTCGAACAGCCTCTCGACCGTCGTCACCATGCTGGTGTTCGGTGTCGTGGGTGTGCTGCTCAAGCGCATGCAGGTGCCGGCCGGTCCCGTGGTGCTCGGTCTTCTGCTCGGCCCGCTCGCCGAGGAGAACCTGGCCCGCACGCTCGCGATCCTCCCCACGCGTCCGTTCTTCGAGGTCGTCAGCCCGATCGCCATCGTGCTGCTCGCGCTTGCGGTGCTGTCGATCGTGATGCCGGCGATCCGCGCCGCCCGCAAGCCCCGCGCCCAGCGCGCCTCGCTCGAGGACTCGATCCTGCACGACGAGAGCATCGTGCAGATCGAGAAGGCGCACGATGAGCTCGCCGCACAGCCCGACCTGCTGACCTCCACGGTCCGCAACGTCGACACATCTGCCCGCGCGACCCGCAAGGCGCGCAAGAACTCCAAGGAGAACGAGAAGTGA
- a CDS encoding dihydrodipicolinate synthase family protein — protein sequence MTRYDILTAVPTAFHRDGTLDLEGSRAIFRFVGESGNEGAFILGTTGEFPAVDAVEFSSIVEAALAELGDRMRVIVHVGQPSTFEAVRLTRIARELGATEFAALTPYYLKSTDDSIFEYYRALSEAVGDGRLYVYIYPARSGNPVSPALLVRLSALPNIVGAKVSELSLDEIAAYRAVVPEDFDLYTGADRDLIAAVDAGAQGVVSGVSSVTPKPFRALADAGRTGDQAAIASAQAAVDAVVSLIGGDMARMKEAYRVLDVVDTYCRMAIAEPTDAERTAVAEVVAAHR from the coding sequence GTGACCCGCTACGACATCCTGACCGCCGTCCCCACCGCGTTCCACCGCGACGGCACCCTCGACCTGGAGGGCTCACGGGCGATCTTCCGCTTCGTGGGGGAGTCGGGCAACGAGGGCGCCTTCATCCTCGGCACCACGGGGGAGTTCCCCGCGGTGGATGCCGTCGAGTTCTCCTCGATCGTCGAGGCGGCGCTCGCGGAGCTGGGGGATCGGATGCGCGTGATCGTGCACGTCGGCCAGCCCAGCACCTTCGAGGCCGTCCGCCTCACCCGCATCGCGCGGGAGCTGGGGGCGACCGAGTTCGCCGCCCTCACGCCGTACTACCTGAAGTCGACCGACGACTCGATCTTCGAGTACTACCGCGCGTTGTCCGAGGCCGTGGGTGACGGGCGGCTCTACGTCTACATCTATCCGGCGCGCAGCGGCAACCCGGTCTCGCCCGCGCTGCTCGTGCGCCTCTCCGCGCTGCCGAACATCGTCGGCGCCAAGGTCAGCGAACTGTCGCTCGACGAGATCGCGGCATACCGCGCCGTGGTGCCGGAGGACTTCGATCTGTACACGGGCGCCGACCGCGACCTGATCGCCGCGGTCGATGCGGGCGCGCAGGGCGTCGTGTCGGGTGTCTCGTCGGTCACCCCGAAGCCCTTCCGCGCCCTCGCGGATGCCGGTCGCACGGGCGATCAGGCCGCGATCGCGAGCGCGCAGGCCGCGGTCGACGCCGTCGTGTCACTGATCGGGGGAGACATGGCGCGCATGAAAGAGGCGTACCGCGTGCTCGACGTGGTCGACACCTACTGCCGCATGGCGATCGCCGAGCCGACGGATGCCGAGCGCACCGCCGTCGCCGAGGTCGTGGCCGCGCACCGCTGA